From Acropora muricata isolate sample 2 unplaced genomic scaffold, ASM3666990v1 scaffold_713, whole genome shotgun sequence, the proteins below share one genomic window:
- the LOC136906648 gene encoding uncharacterized protein, protein MAGLGRERTNHYLLNRLLVEYGTLVLRRIFDSIYPPDRLQDYLSSPATQVTLDELYRQSYINFPQYRMLQQRPVSSADFDISLLAVLLRNICNLMPPYSREWRPSEIWDENIEVNISRLRDYKNRFVSHANDFLLDDATFKEYWEKTRSAIIVLGGQGYVPLINQLGNERMDLEAQNRNREFLEIQQRFEHLEEMMRASEARTGQALRELREMLRADQQ, encoded by the exons ATGGCAGGTCTAGGAAGAGAACGCACCAACCATTACCTTCTGAATCGTCTTCTTGTTGAATATGGAACTTTGGTGCTTCGAAGGATCTTTGATAGCATATATCCTCCAGACAGATTGCAAGATTATTTGTCCTCTCCTGCAACCCAAGTTACTTTAGATGAGCTTTATAGACAGTCATATATAAACTTTCCTCAGTATAGAATGCTTCAACAACGGCCTGTGTCATCAGCCGACTTTGATATTTCACTACTGGCGGTACTGCTGAGAAACATATGTAATTTGATGCCTCCTTATTCCCGTGAGTGGAGGCCTTCTGAAATCTGGGATGAAAATATTGAAGTTAACATTTCGAGACTGAGGGATTACAAAAACAGATTTGTAAGTCACGCCAATGATTTTTTACTGGACGATGCTACATTCAAGGAGTACTGGGAAAAAACCCGCAGCGCAATCATTGTACTTGGAGGTCAAGGATACGTTCCTCTCATAAACCAGCTAGGGAATGAACGCATGGATTTGGAAGCGCAAAATCGCAACCGAGAATTTCTGGAGATACAGCAAAGGTTTGAACACCTGGAAG AAATGATGAGGGCAAGTGAAGCCAGGACTGGGCAAGCATTACGGGAGCTACGCG AAATGCTGAGGGCAGATCAACAGTGA